In Lathyrus oleraceus cultivar Zhongwan6 chromosome 2, CAAS_Psat_ZW6_1.0, whole genome shotgun sequence, the DNA window taggaatagagtttttctgtcctaaagtacttcttttcaccatgccccaagctcgtacaaacctttgacggagaccttgagaatcgttgtcatagtcaaacacagtgccttggataattatttcatatggaccatctcttcgagcatacccaaactgacgtagggctaaagcaggattataagtaatacctcctcttatccccaggagtggtacgttagagaattctccacaacggtcaatgatgataacattttctttgggttgaggacaccaatggatgtctgaatgggagagcgacattatcctttgagaccatttcaaattttactcgttcttcaagactgattgaggaaggtgcgaaataaaccacctagataataaaggtacgcagcacatgagagtcccttgccttttcatagtacgagtgtgaagggaatgcaaaatgtctccaagcaaggtgggcacagggttatgagtgagaaatatcttaacagcGTTCATGTCTACGAATTGAtctggattaggaaatagcaccaaaccgtagattagtaatgctagaacatcttcgaaagcgattcatagcttttaggaattctcgggccttatttatcagaaatttggcaagtaaacccttaactccacttcttgttacccaattagtttcgatatcggactttgtcatgtgtaaagccgcagcaacctcttcagacctcggAATTTTTTCTAGACCAttgaaaggtgtttgatcaaggataggtataCTAAGtaacctggaaaattcttctaatgtgggtaccaactgataatctgggaaggtgaagcaatgatgtttaggatcgaaaaactggaatagaactctcatcatatcttccttgaaatcggcagtaactaaattgaggagataaccatgtttcttgatgaactgagcatgatcgggaagtttcgacactaaatccttgagttgaggagaggtcgctataaaattgatccggatggtcttcctggaagccatagccttacaaaacagagcaaagttaaatccctaagtcctcgaaatggttagtacaatgccatgatgtcgtgatgttatgatgttatgatgttatgatgttatgatgtcatgatgtcatgatgtcatgatgtttagtaagtaacaaacacaaacaagtcacaccgcaattatccctaggttttaaggcttgcatgagttccataggtaagtacccttcccactgaagtttggttggttcaacctgtcctaaaatagtaaccgggttctagaaggatctcaaatcatcgaccttccCTTAAGaccacttcagtgcaacaccaagcggttgaccaaagtttccctaaagtccaatctcaaagagtgtagtatcaagtatcaaccaaccccagtcggaaccgaagtcagttatctcaaTACTTTttaatggctaggatgagtcaattagggttctaaaggtctggttaatgctttgatgacaccacgcagacgccaaatttttcctcaagtaaacatgaggaacatcaggacatccaaagtgtcacattaaccgtagccatcattttaaccattccagtatacaCCGGACAGccgcgatgatctcttgctacttacctaaggtacactagatccgggtgtaggatctttcactcaagcatagaatacccaaacaatcccttaaaagtaaatcagacaaagaaacaatttgaaaacataagtgatcttatctttaaggtaacctctctttttaagattccccagcagagtcgccagttctgtgatacggtgaactgactttgtgtttttgctttgaaaagcaatgttgcgaatagcaagagtcgccaccgacttttcttttatccaataaggaaaggcggaaaagaacaggaaaggacttgattagattttgagttcgggaggtacattatacaaagggaaggtgttagcaccctttgtatccatggttatccatgggctcttaattgcttaactcacttatgttttccttgtttgagaaagtgtttgagaaatgtggtgtgtttagaaaatattttgaaaggagagtttaactttgtaatgattcttgaacgaatgtatacaaagtgtttatctcgtttgattttgaaagatgtttagaaaaatataactagacgatgattctggtgcgaatgtataccaagtggtgattttctaaaagatgttatgaaaagtgtgaggtgtgaaaagtattttaagttgtgagcaagcatttaagagttatacctaaccaaggtctttataggtatttcctatccttaggagggtaaaattgtccttactattgagaagtaagtagtctaATTCTTTGGATGTAAAGGtacatcgtggggtcgtcgattggtcattgaaggcaacatcTGTAAGGAcaccttagcattcgaagggacgatcatcatttaattgtaggctacaacgaagggtcatcgagggacaaagtcatatattcgaaggcaacattcgagggacaaggtttatctcgtagggacattgaccttttgatcgaagggactatgacttatctgtttagggatgatgatgattcaatcgaaagggtctttgctaaggatacCCAGGTccgcgggacatgaccgtaatatcgtaaggcaacaaagagagggaTAAGATCACATATTCGAAGGCAATGTAATTAAccaagtaatcagaataaatctccacaATGATATCCtacaaataaagtggaatgccgagctatctcttcaagaatcatgggagcccttacaaaaactcagcaaacatgtcagaataacgggatggggtgcaatcaagagttgcaccgaacaaaagaatcatagcaataATAGTGTCAAGAAAACAGCGTGTAAAcgcaatagaaaacatgtcaaacaaatacAGAACAGATCAGaatgcaaacagaaaaaaaatcaactcctgtcatgttcgctactgcctcgcgtagcgagggcctggcgaaccctcgctacaggttcgcttagcaAGGTGCTAGCGAACCgctgcgggttctgggttcttctttgatactGGTGCGATTTcggaaaccccaaaccctatggcatccattacagaaattacatgatcgaatattcaaagtattgttttacacatttatgcacatctaaacccacatgcaaaaaACCTAATGATATTTGCCTttccaaattcaaccataatgcctcatacatttagaaatttcaaattgagAGTATAGAGTagtgggaatagggcaaacctgattggaaGGATCGAACGAAGTTGAGTTacaccgttgggtttgcagagcaatcttagggtttatgcctgatagggttgacggaggtaacctttgtgccAATGAGTTCTCTGAATTAGCTTTTAGGGTTTTCCCCGTTGTTTTTCTGATCTCCAGGGTTTTCTCCTCTCCCTTTTTCAAATGAAGTCCTGGAATTTATAGCTGATTTTTTGTGTCTTGGCGGGCTCAGACTGAAGGCAATTCAGGCCTAAAATTTTTGTATATCCGtaagcttcgctaggcgagtgagctagcgaagggttcgctaggcgaacgATCAGCGAGTGTTCCAGCGAATgctcccagacttggataaaagcacaactagtacttactcgctaggcgagcagctagcgagcgGGTGGCGAGCATTCCAGTAGCGAATTCATCGATACTCGCTGGAGCGAGGAATGGAGCGTGGGCTTCACCCAACGAAGTGTTTGCTCGCCTTGCGAGCGTGTCAGTTCAGGAAGTCGTCTTCTGGATTTGGTCATCCGTGTCTTGGAGCTTTGTTTCTTTAAGATTAATGTTATAAAAaacgaatagaccccatttgaacctgttgaAAGTATCATTAACagacaaattttggggtatgacaccaagCCTAAGTAGAATTGCAAAACAATTGTAGACATTGGGAGGAGCGTTGCCATGGATTCGAAGCTGCCATTGTTCAAAGAGACGAAATCATCCATAATCTCCAAGCCCTTTACGAAGAATGGAGGGAAAAGTACACCAACATGACGGTATTAACCAACTATGCCCTTCAAGACTTTCCCAACAAGTTGAAGGAGGCAGATCTGATCATGTGCCCAGATAATACCCCTAAGGAGGTCTACCACTTCGTCAAGTTCTGCAAAAGAACAATGGCCGAACTCATCACCGACATTGAGGCTCTCCGCAAGTCCCAAGGAGTCACTTTTAGGGTGGATATCTAGTTGGTTTATTTGCTTCCATTACTTGTATTTTGCAACTTCTATGTATTGTTGTCTATTTTCCATTCAAAGGATGAATGAAAGTTGTgatttttctctattttttttccTTTATTCATGGTTGTGAACGTGAATCGTCAAGTAGTTTTTGCAATGAATAAACATGAATAACTAAAAAGAGCTTTGCTttaacacacacaaaaaaattcatgcatcatatgcatccttcgaaacacaaaaatataaaaaaaactcACCCATCCACCCCTTTTTTCCCTTCCAGAACCACTCTCCAAAGCTGACTTTTCGGTACAATACACGAGGACGTCGACAAGCTGTCATGGAGAAACTTCAAGAGAATCAAGTTGTCCTTCAGGAAGAAGTATCCCAAATGCGGAAATTGATGGAGACTATTCAAGCAGTCACAAAAGGCCAGGAGGTtatggcaaaaatgcaagaagaaatGAACCAACGTGCCAGTACTACCAATCCTCCTACCCCTCCAACGGTCGAGAATCCGACTCCAATTCCTCAAGTTGATCCTCCAATTAACATTAATGCACCCGGCGGTGTTCCAAACGACAATCCTCGTCCTCATGCTCTTGAGACATAGGACTAACTCGATGCATTCTTCAGCCCGAGGGACGCTTCTCAGGATGACGTCTTCGGTTCAGCAACTAACAAGGTGGAGAGGAAGGTAAAGGCTATCTAGGAAAAGCTCAAGGCAATGGGGATCACTGACATTTTGGGCCTTGATGCGGCAGAAATGTGCTTAGTACCTGGGGTCATCATTCCGGCCAAGTTCAAAGTtccggactttgaaaaatataagggaaatagcGACCCTAGAACGCACATTAGGGCATACTGCCGAAAGATGGCTGCCTATTCCAGCGATGATCAACTTCTAATGCATTTTTTCCAAGATTCCCTCagtggggcatctttggattggtacatgcaACTCGAGGGCAATCATATTCACACCTGGAGGGAAATGGCCGAGGCATTCCTCAAgcattatcagtacaacactgatatGGCACCTAATCGCACGCAGTTGCAAAATCTGACTCAGAGGTCTGAGGAGTCCTTCAAAAAGTATGCCTAGCGGTGGAGGGAATTAGCTGCTAGGGTACAACCCCAATTGCTAGAAAGAGAACTGGTAGACATGTTTATGGGAAACCTACAAGGTTCATACCTTGATAGAATGGTAGGGAGCACCTCTTCGGGCTTTTCCGACCTGGTCTTAGCCGGTGAAAGGATAGAAAATATGATCAAGATGGGAAAGATCCAGAACTCTGCCAGTGCTTCTAGTGCATCGAAGAAACCTTTTGTTCCCTACGGTAAAAAACGAGAAGGCGAGACCAATGCTGCCTCCATCATTCGAACAAGAAATCCCACTTATCCACAGGTAGCTGCCATAGCTCCCGTCCAACCAAGTCAACAACAACCATTTGCAATTCCTGTTCAAACTCAACAACAATAACGgtatcaacaacaaccacaacgtcaacaaccacaatatcaacaacaacaacaaaggatGCGAAGGCCAGAGAGAAGATTTGACCCAGTTCCCATGCCTTATAGCCACATTCTACCATATTTATTGAGGGGATCACTTGTGCAACTAAGGGAGTTAGGACCCCCACCAGTGGTTCTTCCTCCCGGTTATGATGCAAATGCCCGCTGTGAATTTCATTTTGGCGCTCCTGGGCATTCGATCGAGAATTATAAAGCATTAAAGTACAAGGTTCAAGATCTTATTGACTCCAAGGCAATCACGTTCGCCCCCAAGGGGCCGAATGTAAATAATAACCCGATGCCCCCTCACAACAATGCATCAGTGAATATGATGGAAGCTGACAATAGAAGGAGATTGATGTCCTGTGTGGACGAGTTAAAAACACCACTCATCGAGATCAAGAATGCTTTAATGAAGAATAATACCTTTCCCATCTGTGGTAATGACTGTGAACATTGTCTGATTAACCCGCAACAATGTAGAACATTGATGTCTGTCATACAACAATTAATGAACCAAGGGATCTTGGTGGTAGACTGCCCATCCATAAAGGAAGATGTGTCTACCCTCGAGATACCATACGACGAAGTCCCTCCTCTGCAAATTCCATATGACTTCTCTCAGTTAACTCTGTCGACAAATCCTGTTACTCCAATCGTAATAACAGTTCCCATACTATTCCCATATGTTGACACCAAGGCAGTCCCATGGATGTATGACACCTCAGTCTACATTCATGGTCAGAAGGTACAAGAAGAACCGTTGAAGTCTAGTAACCCAATGATCAATATCACCGACACTAGAGGAGTCACGAGAAGTGGAAGGATATTTGCGCCGAAACCCACTCCAATTGGAACTATCAATCCTTCAACTTTAGACAAAGGCAAACAAATTGATGGCGCTCAGCAAAGACAAGACCCCGCACCTTCAAGTGAAGTAGACGAGTTCTTACGCATTATCAAGAAGAGCGATTATTGAGTAGTTTATTAGCTTAACCAGACACCCTCGAAGATCTCAACGTTGTCTTTATTAATGTGCTCGGAGGCCCATAGGGTGGCTTTGGTAAAGTTTCTGAGGACAGCTCACGTACCGCAAGAGATATCTGTTTGTCAGTTTGAAGGAGTAGTTAACAATATCGCTACTAGCTTAAGCTTGGGTTtcagtgatgaagagcttcccgctgaggggaggaatcataacaaggctctccatatttctattgagtgtgTGGACACAGTCCTATCAAGAGTTTTGGTAGACACTGGGTCTTCCCTCAATGTGAAGCCTAAGAGCTCCTTTGATAAACTAAATGTTAAAGGACTCGTAATGAAGCCGAGCGAGCTTATAATAAGAGCATTTGATGGGACTAGAAGGACTGTAATCGGTGAGGTGAATTTGCCTATGAAGATTGGTCCCCATTTTTTCCCTATCACTTTCTTCGTAATGGATATCTATccagcctacagttgtctgcTTGGGAGGCCTTGGATCCATTCAGCTGGTGCAGTCACTTCGACGCtccaccaaaaattgaaattcttAGCTGATGATAAACTAGATGTTGTCGAGGGCGAGGAAGACATTGTGGTAAGTCACCTCGCATCTTTCTGATACGTTAAAGGAGAAGGGGAGATAAAAGAAGTCCCATTCCAATCATTTGAAGTTATCAATGTTGAAATGGTTTGCCCAGCAAGGGATGAATCAAAAGATGCCGAATCTCCCATGGCATATCTTAAAGACGCCCTAACAATCATAAAGGATGGACACCCCCAAGGATGGGGAAGATTGCTTGAACTTCCTGCCAACAAGGACCGCACCGGTTTGGGATACAACTCCCAAAATTTGAAGAAGCCCGCGCCGATAGCTACAATGGGATCAGTGCTCCCGCTATCCGAAAACTTCTCAAGTGATGGTTACCTGGATGACAACCGTATTTGTGTcgtggaagaagaagaagaagaagaagatgatgggTTGATCTTCACAAAGACTGATGGAAATGGTGCCACCAAATGGACCGAGTTTGAAATACCTAAAGTGACCTTGATTGAAATGTAATTCCCAATGTTGTTTTCCTTCCTTTTTATCAAAAGAACCCATGTCAAGCCCAAGGCATGGGGGAATCATTTGTAAGGCCTCATCAAATTTCCTTATTAATCATTAATTAAAAAGGGTTCATGTTCGCAATCAATTTTGAGATCCTTTcctttcatttatttatttcactttttttaaatggcatttatctttttaaaatttttttcttttcaaatcaTCCTTTATTTCATACCAATAAAAGCGTGGACCTTAAATCATGCAAATCGTCCTCGACAACCACCAATGACAATTCTGCTACAGTCTCATACAACTTTGACAACCCGATTAATCAAGCTGATGAAGAGTGTGAGGAAGAGGCCGAACTCCCAGAAGAATTGGCAAGGCTGCTCATGCAAGAGGAAAAAGTCATCCAGCCGCACGAAGAATCAATGGAAGTGATTAACCTTGGGACAAATGAGGAAGCGAAAGAAGTCCGAGTCGGCTCCGCTCTACAAGACGAGGTGAAGACAAAATTGATTGAGCTCTTGAAGGAATACAaagatgtgtttgcatggtcataccaagatatgcccgGCCTCGATACTGACATTATGGTCCATCATCtaccccttaaagaagaatgccctcCAATAAAGCAAAAACACGAAGGACCCGTCCCgacatggctatgaaaatcaaggaggaggtacaaaagcagcTCAACGCCGGCTTCCTAGCGGTCTCCAATTATCCTCAATGGATAGCTAAcattgtgcctgtacctaagaaggatggcaaagtaagaatgtgcatagattatagaaatctaaatagagcaagtcccaaagatgactttccacttcccacacattgacgtgctagtagataatactgctcagttctctgttttctcttttatggatggtttctTCAGTTATAACCAGATCCGCATGGCTCAAaaagatatggagaaaaccactttcataacaccatggggcaccttctgctacaaggtgatgccttttGGATTGAAGAACGCCGACGCCACATACCAACGAGCCATGGTCACTCTCTTTTATGATATGAtccataaagagattgaggtctacgTCGACGATATGATAGTCAAGTCTCAGACCAAAGAAGAACACCTTGTCAATCTAGAAAAGCTGTTTGAGAGGCTGAGGAAGTTCAAATTAAGGCTTAATCccaacaaatgcacatttggggtaagatccggAAAATTGTTAGGTTTTATCGTCAGTCAAAGTGGCATCGAAGTAGATCCTGAGAAAGTAAAGGCCATACAAGTtatgcctgcacccaaaaccaagaaggaagtccgaggattcctaggtagattgaactacattgctaggttcatatctcacctcactgccacttgtgatccaatcttcaaacttcttcgaAAGGATCAAGCCATCATTTGGAACGATGACAACCAAGACGCATTTGAGAAAATAAAGGAATATTTGCAAGAGCCTCCTGTGTTGATGCCTCCTGTACCTGGTagaccattaatcatgtatctcaCCGTTCTCGAAGgatcaatgggttgtgtcctcggccaacatgacgagactggtagaaaagagcatgcaatatactatttgagcaagaagttcactgattgtgagagTAGGCattcgatgcttgaaaagacttgttgcgcactagcatgggctgccaaacgtttaagacaatacatgctcactcatacgactttgttgatctctaagatggatccggtcaaatacatctttgagaagccggaTCTTACTGGTAGAGTAGCCAGATGGAAAATGGCTTTGACCGAGTACGATatccaacatgtcactcaaaaggccatcaaagaGAGTATATTGTCTGATTATCTTGCACAACAACCCTTGGAGGACTATCAGTCTATGCGTTTCGAATTCCCCGACGAGGATATCATGTTGATTAGGGATTACGACATCCCCGGTCCCGAGGAAGGACCCGAGCCTGGATCCCGATGGACcatggtttttgatggagcttctaacgCTCATGGCAATGGCGTTGGGGCAGTAATCACTTCTCCAACTAACTTTCACCTCCCCTTCACCGCCCGATTATGTTTCgaatgtacaaacaatatggccgaatacgaggcttgtatctttgGTATTGAAGTTGCTATCGATCTTAGAATCAAGATCCTGGAAGTCTATGGGgactcagccttggtaatcagccaagtcaaaggagattgggataTTAGAGATCATAAGCTCATTCCTCACAAAGAGCATGTCTTGAAACTATTCCCTACTTCGATGAACTTACATTCCACCACATCCCTAGAGAAGAGAATCAGCTAGCTGACGCTTTGGCAACTTTGGCGTCCATGTTTAAAGTTAAATGGAAGAACGAAGCACCGTCCTTTCACCTGAACTACTTGGACGAACCTGCTTACTGTCTGGCAGCAGAAGACGAAGCTGACGGTCATCCTTGGTTCCATAACATCATAAAATTCTTAGAGAACCAAGAGTATCCTGCGGACACGTCTATCACCGACAAGAAGTATCTTTGAAAACTgtcatccaaattcttcttaagtggaggggtattatacaagagaaattatgattctgttttgcttagatgtgtgaaCAAGAAAGAAGAAAACCAAATTATAatggaaattcatgaaggatcctttgggacgCATGCCAGTGGGAGCACTATGGTGAAGAAAATTTTAAGGGTCGtatattactggatgactatggagatTGACTGTCATCGCCACGTCCAAACCTGCCACAAattccagatttatgctgataagatccATGTGTCGCCAACACCTCTCAACGtcctaacatcaccttggcctttcgccatgtggggcattgacgtgATCGGACGCATAGAGCCAACTGCCTCGAACAGACACCGCTTCATCCTTGTAGCCATTGACTATATTAcaaaatgggtagaagcagcctcgTACGCCAAcgttaccagacaagtggtgaCTCAATTTCTCAGGAAAGAAATCATCTGCCGTTTTGGGgtccccaacaagatcattactgataatggatctaacctcaataataAAATTATGAAAGAGCTATGCCAGAATTTCAAGATCTACCACCACAACTCATCGCCTtataggcctaagatgaatgacgttgttgaggcagctaacaaaaacatcaagaagatcatgcaaaagatggtggaaacctacaaagattggcacgaaatgctcTCATTCGCGTTACACGGCTATCGTACTTCCGTACGCACTTCCATTGGGGCAACTCCACTCTCCCTTGTGTACGGCATGGACGCAGTCTTACCAGTCGAAATAGAGATTCCTaccttaaggattttgacagATGTTAAGCTTGATGAGTCTGAGTGGGTACAAGCTCGATTTGACCAACTAAACCTCGTTGATGAGAAGCGCTTAGCAGCCATTTGCCATGGCCAACTTTATCAAAAGCGCATCAAGAGAGCACATGACAAAAAGGTTTTCCCCCGCAGCCTAAAGGCCGGAGACCTCGTATTGAAAAATATTCTTCCAATCCATACTGACCCAAGGGGAAAATGGACGCCGAACtacgaaggtccgtatgttgtaAGAAAGGTCTTCTCCGAAGGAGCCTTAATCCTTGCAACTACGGATGGTGAAGATCTCCCATCCCCGGTGAATGAggatgcagtcaaaaaatactatgcttaaaaaaaaatatatagcccgatatgttgaaaacccgaaagggcaacttatgcaaaaatgggtatcccggtagactgaaaacccgaaagggcggtctaaGCACAAATTAGGGATTTAATAAGAGCAAGAGGCTGCATCCCGTAAGGAATCCTTCTTCATTCCTTGGCAAGTCAATTATGTGGATCCCCAGCAAGCCAATCCTATCACCCTCCTTCAAAAAAGCAAGATCAAAGGGCGACCAAAGGCGTAAAGGCTATAACAGAGTTAGAATTTGAAGGAAACTCGAGA includes these proteins:
- the LOC127122853 gene encoding uncharacterized protein LOC127122853; translation: MALTEYDIQHVTQKAIKESILSDYLAQQPLEDYQSMRFEFPDEDIMLIRDYDIPGPEEGPEPGSRWTMVFDGASNAHGNGVGAVITSPTNFHLPFTARLCFECTNNMAEYEACIFGIEVAIDLRIKILEVYGDSALVISQVKGDWDIRDHKLIPHKEHVLKLFPTSMNLHSTTSLEKRIS